GCGGCAAACTGACCGTCAATCGCTTGGGTTACGGCGCCATGCAGTTGACAGGGCCGGGCGTCTGGGGAGACCCGAAAGACCCGGAAGAGGCGGTTCGAGTGCTGCGCCGCGCCGTCGAACTCGGTGTGACGTTCATCGATACGGCGGACTCGTACGGACCGTTTGTGTCCGAAATGTTGATAAAGAAGGCGTTGCACCCATATCCCAAAGACTTGGTCATCGCGACCAAAGCGGGTTTGACGCGTTCGGGTCCGAACATTTGGCTTCCGGTGGGGCGTCCGGAGTACCTGCGTCAGCAGGTGGAATTGAGCCTGCGGCACCTCGGACTGGAGCGGATTGATTTGCTCCAGTTGCATCGGATTGACCCAAAAGTGCCGCTGGCGGAGCAGGTTGGGGAACTGGGCCGGCTGCAACAGGAAGGGAAGATTCGCTTCATCGGACTCAGCGAAGTCTCCGTTGAGCAGATTGAAGAAGCGCGGAAGATCGTCGAGATTGTCACCGTGCAGAACTTGTACAACCTCGCGAAGCGCGACGCAGAGCCAGTGCTGGCGTACTGTGAGCAGCACAACATCGGTTTCATTCCGTGGTTCCCGCTCGCCACGGGTCAATTGGCCAAGGAAGGCGGGCCGCTGGATGAAATCTCGAAGCGTCTTGGCGCAAAGCCGTCCCAGCTGGCACTGGCCTGGCTGCTCAAGCGCTCGCCTGTGATGCTGCCGATTCCGGGCACGTCGTCGGTGGCGCATTTGGAAGAGAACATGGCCGCGGCGGGCATCGCCTTGAGTGACGCGGACTTTGAGGCGCTCTCGAATCTCCACGAGCGCGCATAACACGCATCAGCTGGCCCATTCCATCAACAGGCCCCCATCTGCCAAGGTTTTGGCGGAAGGGGGCCATTTGCTGCGGAGCGGAACGGGTGGCCCTGCAACGGAGCGCATGGCAGGTGCATCGCTCGTGCATGGCTGGGACAGGGCCCTTTCTTTCGATCGTATGGACGACAGGAGTAAGCGGGGGATACTAGCCTAGTTGTCGTCCGGCAAGGACGACAGGTTGATTTCGTTGGACAGGGCCGCGAGCTGGTCGAGCGTGTTCAGAAACACGTCGAGCTTGCGTGGTTCGATGCTGGACAGACACGCCTGTACGATTTGTCGGCGGGCGTGCAGCACCTTGCGGACCGTATCTTCCCCGCGGGGCGTCACTTGAACACGGACGACGCGGCGATCCGCT
Above is a genomic segment from Alicyclobacillus cycloheptanicus containing:
- a CDS encoding aldo/keto reductase gives rise to the protein MEARIAEKSGSFSIGGKLTVNRLGYGAMQLTGPGVWGDPKDPEEAVRVLRRAVELGVTFIDTADSYGPFVSEMLIKKALHPYPKDLVIATKAGLTRSGPNIWLPVGRPEYLRQQVELSLRHLGLERIDLLQLHRIDPKVPLAEQVGELGRLQQEGKIRFIGLSEVSVEQIEEARKIVEIVTVQNLYNLAKRDAEPVLAYCEQHNIGFIPWFPLATGQLAKEGGPLDEISKRLGAKPSQLALAWLLKRSPVMLPIPGTSSVAHLEENMAAAGIALSDADFEALSNLHERA